The genomic window cttgacagagagatcacaagtaggcagagaggcaggcagaaagagggagaggaggaagcaggctccccactgagcagagagcccaatgcggggcttaatcccaggaccctgggatcatgacctgagccgaaggcagaggctttaacccactgagccacccaggcgcccctaaagtttcCCAATCTTGACTTCAGAACACTTTCCCGTCCATTTTTCACCACATCCTTTCTGAACCCTTTGAGCTAGCCAATCCCAGCCTGCTATCAACCttgaaaactactttttaaatacttttttatacTTGTGTCTTTCCTTGTCTCTGGAACCGAGAGCTTGTTTCTTTATTCTATAAAGTCACCTCCAAAAGATCCCATCTTTGTGATACCAAAtctgttctttttcctctggagcagaagcagcatctgtccctccctctgagACTGTCTACCCTCCACCAGGGGACTGTGTGTCTGTTCACAGGGAGGGCTTGGCTCTGTgtgtgggcagagggcagggccaCTGTCTCCCttgcctgcccccctcccccaatctccTGTGGGTGGCACGTGCCTGGCCTCTAGCGgcagcacaataaaaaaaaactgatgaataCTCCTTTTAGCATCTTTGCTCCTCTTCCCACGGCTTGCCTAGGTGATAACTGGGGAGCAAAGTCCAGAATGGGCTTGGTGTCCCTTGCTGGAAGGTTGTGATCCTGGAAACTGGTTCTTAGCCCAGTCCAGatctctttccttttgcttttacagtttctttccttctttgtgtaCACATACAAAGACTCGGGAAGTGGTTCTTAAGTCAGGACTAGAAGAACCTGAGGGGTGGGGCCCAGGCTGGGTAGCCAGGAATAGTGGCTGGTTCTGTCCTTGGCCTGTTCACACAACTTCTGGGAACCACCAGGGCACACATCGGAGGGAAGCAACCTGAGGCCGCCATCTCCCTTTCCAGCCTTCACCTTGCTTTATCCCCTGGGATGTGAAGTGCTGCCTGCTAGGCTGGGATGGGAAAATCCAGAAGATCTATCCGTGCCTGCTTCAGTGTCCTTCCCCAGGCCTCCATCTGATAAGAGGCTGATCCAGGAATGGTGGGAGCATAGACCTTGTCCACCCTCCCCCGGAGGGAGGGACTGGACTGTGACTGCTTCCTCCTGTTCTCAGCCCACTACTCCGGAGCCCCAGAAAATGGAGAAGGGACTAACAGAGGGGGGGACAGGAACACCCACTCCAGAATGTTGGGGGACTCCCAGAATGTGAGGCCAGGGACTTTCTGGAAGTGTTCTGAACCCACCCCATCCCAGGGAGCTAACAGCGCCCTCTGCCGACtcggggatgggagtggggggctTCAACAGAGATGGGAACCAGAGGAAAGAAGTGGACTTCAGGTGGAAGACGAGGCGGTCTCTTGAAGACCACCTCGTCACCTTCACGGCCCAGTCTCCCGGCGCGGGCCCTAAGAGTGTAGCTCCGGGCCGCTATCCCCCCCTTGGCTCGCACACGCTTCCTCCGCTTGCCCGAACCGGGCAGAACTAGGCGACGCTGGGTCCCGCCCTCCCAGCCCGAGGTGGCGCGGGGACCAGGGTACCAGAAGGGGTGCCCTGGCACCCTGAGATCCTGCCCTCGCCACTTTCCCTCCGCGGAGGTGGGCGCTGCTTTCCGGCTACGGGCCACGTGGCCCCTGCCGGGCGGGGGGCTCGGCCCTCCCCCTCATGGGCCGGGTGACTCAGGCCGCAGCTGTTCCCGCGTCACATGAGGGAGGAGGGCGGCCACTGGGCGGAggaggtggcgggggagggggctgtggctGGAGACCGGGGCGGGGCCGCGCGGCGGGCGGGGCCGCAGCCGGGGGGCGCCGCTAGAGAGCCCCTGAGCCGCGGCCGGAGAAGAGCGCACAGCTTTGGGGAGCCCAGGTGAGGCCGCGGGGTCCACGGCCGGCCTCTGTCTTGGTAGGGGTAGCTCCTGGGGAGCGGGTAGCTCTCTCCGCTGCGGCTCGCCTCGGGTTCCCGAAGATCCGCCGCGCTCCCGGACGCTCCCGAGGCCCTCGCAACTTTGCAACTTTGCGGAGTTCCGGAGGCCCGGGAGGGTTCGGTGTGGGGACGGGCTGCGCTTGTGTTTCGGGGGAGGTCAGAGCGAAGGGGAAGACGGCTGGGGGTCGCGCTTGGGCCGAGGGCCGTTTGTAGGGGCTGGCTAGGTGGGGAGGGAATGTTGGAACGCGGGGGGTGTTGGCGGGCCGAGGGTGGTCGTCGGGCCCCGGCCGGGGTGGCGGCGGGGCAGGTCCCGGCTTCGCGGCGGTCgcccccacccctctccagcCTGGGAGAAGAGGGGGCTGGGAGACGTGGATCTGACCGCGGGTTTCCGGGTGGGAGGGGCCGGGAATGGGGGCCGCGCAGGGAAGGCCTCGAGGGCCGGCAGGGAGCACGGAAACCGAGGTCCCCCTTCGCCCGGTTCTCATCCCCCTGCGCTCCCCTCTACCCCAGGCCCGGCAGCCATGGCGGTGGAAGGAGGAATGAAATGTGTTAAGTTCTTGCTCTACGTTCTTCTGCTGGCCTTCTGCGTGAGTGGGAAGGGGGACGGTGGGGGGCGCGCTGGCAGGGTGCGGGGAGACCTGGATCCGGAGTGGTGAGGGCTTAGGGGCCGAGAATGAAGGCAGCTGGAGACCAGATGTGGAAGGAGAGCCGGTGGAACAGGCCGAAGACAGCAtggccaccccaccccctccagcttTCCGGGTCCTCTAAGGCTTGTTTGGACCAAGAATGGACAGCGTGGGTGCACAGCACCCTCCCCCTCGCCCCTCCTGGCCCTTCCTGTCTGGTGACCCAACCACTTGTGATATCGGGCAGTGGGGCAACCAGCCAACGGCCGGCCTGATAGCTATCGCCGTGgggcttccctctcctccccacccttccctaCTCTCTCCCTTActcctccttcttttctattCCCTCATCCCTCTTCACTCCCCTCAGctgcttgggggtggggaagggctgtCTACCCTCTACAGTCTGTTCCTGTCCTGGGCTCCTGGCTTCAGAGGCCGCTCTTTATCCACGGAGGGGCACCCCACTCCGGTCTCTTTTTCTGatcccttctcctccctggccTAGTGGGCCTGAGGAACCCTAGAACAGCTGATGAGGATGAAGTGGGCACTAGAAGATAGAGGGCAGTTCTGGGAGCCCTAGAGGCCCATAGGAAGCACCACTCTAGGTGAGGAATAAGTGCCCTGGGGTCAAGGCTTTCTGGGAACTTCTCCTTTGGCATTTCGCCAAATTGTGGGGAACTACAGGCCATCCTCTTCCCCTGCAGTCCAGTTTTCTGGAGGTGTGAGAATCCGTCTCTTTGGGATGGGGCTAAGGCTGTGTCCTGGGTGTACCCACTGTGCTCTGAGGGCTCATGGGTTGTGGGTCTGGCCTAATTCTGACCTGCCCTCCTCACAGGCCTGTGCAGTGGGACTGATTGCTGTGGGTGTAGGGGCCCAGCTGGTCCTGAGTCAGACCATTATCCAGGGGGCCACGCCTGGCTCCTTGTTGCCCATCGTCATCATCGCAGTGGGTGCCTTCCTCTTCCTGGTGGCCTTTGTGGGCTGCTGTGGGGCCTGCAAGGAGAACTACTGTCTTATGATCACGGTGAGCTGGGTGTGGGGCCAGGGTGGGTATCTGGGACTGCAGGGAGGGTACCCTACGGAGGGGGCGGAAAACCTTCATGAGTGAACTGGAGGCTGGCTGGGCCACAGCAGGCCACTGTCACCAAGACTCCAGCCTGACCCTTGTCCACTGTGCCTGCAGTTTGCCATCTTCCTGTCTCTTATCATGCTGGTGGAGGTGGCCGCAGCCATTGCTGGCTATGTGTTTAGAGACAAGGTAAGCAGGGGAAAGGGCGGAGGGCCCTGCCTCAGAGGTCTCGCTGCTCTGGGATGCGTGTGCCCTGGAGTTTGACCTCAACAGTGCCCCTTCTTATTCCCAGGTGATGTTAGAATTTAATAAGGACTTCCGGCAGCAGATGCAGAATTACCGGAGAGACAATCGCACAACTTTGGCCCTGGACAAGATGCAGGAAGATGTGAGTGAAGGTTGCTGGGAGCAGGGGTAGAGGGGGAAGAAGAGTCTTATCTTTGTATTGTAGGTGGAGGTGCACATACTAACCTTTTACTCCGTATTTCTTCTCTCCTGCAGTTTAAATGCTGCGGGGCAGCTAACTACACAGACTGGGAGAGCGTCCCTACTGTGCCCAAGGGCCAAGTCCCTGACTCCTGCTGCATCAATGTCACAAAGGACTGTGGGGcttctttacaaataaataacatctactCTGAGGTAAGGAAGAAACTGAGATAGAGGGGACTTGGGAGATCTGGGAAATATTTCAAGGgttgagatagagagagggacCAGGGATGGAGGTGGAGAGGGttggggccctgggatggggaggagcTCTGGGAATGCTAGGGGTAGGGTGAAAGGTACAGAGAgcgggggagagagggaacagaaagtaGGTGGGAAGTTTCTGATTATGTTCTTGCCTTGTGTGCCTACTACCTTTCAGGGCTGTGTGGAGAAGATCGGGGGCTGGCTACGGAGCAATGTGCTGGTGGTGGCTGCAGCAGCCCTGGGAATTGCCTTTGTGGAGGTGAGAGGCACCTTTGGGACTcattctggggcatctgggcactaggggcagtgggaggagggTGCTGGGGGAAGTCCTGGCCTGGGGACAGGGGCCCTCGTGGTGTTTGGGGTCTGCTGGGTGGGCCTCGGATACTTTGCCTTTCTGACTCCTTTCCACCCCTCTCTCTTTACTTCTAGGTACTGGGAATTGTTTTTGCCTGCTGCCTCGTGAAGAGTATCCGGAGTGGCTATGAAGTGATGTAGGGTGTCTAGTCTCTTCAGTCTCCTCATCTAAGGGAGTGGGGTAGTACACTCCAGGTTTTTCAATTAAACGGATTATTTtttcagactgaaaaaaaaaaaatggtctcacTTTGTCTTTAAGTGTAATACtttatcctttccttctcctcacctGTGTTCCTGTCCTCTGGGATCCTGTTCTATGCACCTCAGTAAAGAAAGGcatatggtggtggtggtggtggggttgtTGGGGGAAGGCGGGTTTTGCTTAAGACACTGGTGGGGTTGGCAGTGGAAGTGGGGATCTGGAGGGGGCTGGGCCCCATGGCCCTCCCTGTCTTCTAGTCCTGTGCTGCCAAGTTTGGGGCTGTAATATTCATGAAGCCATCTCCTGCCAAAGTCAGAGGGATTCCCCACAATGGCTCTACCTGGGAGAGGCCAGCCCACATCTACCACGGACATCTTCTCCCTGGTGTTCTGCCCACCTCTGAAGGCCTAGCAACTCCCTCCCAACAAAGGGGACCCGGCTCCTTTTAGGATAGTGATCAATTGCTATCACACCTTTGTGGCCTGTATCCATTAGATAAGAGGACAATTTAGGGGTTCCTGGTTGGCTTGGTCGGTTGAGTGtcttgactttgactcaggtcatgatcacagggtcatgagatcaagctctatgtctggctcccagctcagcagggagctattctctccctctgccccccttccctCACTTGCagggtctctctcaaataaaaatgtaaaaaaggaggggccatctgggtggctcagtcagttaaatgtcctgcctttggctcaggtcgtgatcccagggtcttgggattgagccatgtgtcaagctccctgctcagtggggagtctgctgctccctcgccctctgcctctccccgccaactcatgctctctcaaagaaactctgaaaaaaataaaataaaataaaggggcgcctgggtggctcagtgggttaaagccactgccttcagctcaggtaatgatcctagggtcctgggatggagccccacatcgagctctctgctcagcaagaagccagcttccccctctctatctgcttgcctctctgcctacttgggatctctgtcaaataaataaataaaatcttggggcgcctgggtggctcagtgggttaagccgctgccttcggctcaggtcatgatctcagagtgctgggatcgagtcccgcatcgggctctctgctcagcagggagcctgcttccctctctctctctccgcctgcctctctgtctacttgtgatttctctctgtcaaataaataaataaaatctttaaaaaaataaataaataaataaataaataaataaaatctttaaaaaaaataaaacaagtaaaaaagagAGGGGATAATTTAAGTTGGTATTGCCTTTTTTCCTCCATGGAAACCACCCAAGCCTGGTCCGGACCCCTCTTCActaccttccttccctcttaAGAAAAATAGGTACTcttcatagaaaataaatgtcCAACAATGCCCTCTGGTGGCCATTCCAGGTGCAGCGTCAAAGGACCCATACAGATGCCAGAGggcctgggggttggggggtgacaCCCAGTGGTTGCTAGTGGCTTTGCAGATAGTACAGAGACCCCAGCATCAAGTCAGCCTAGGGGGCAGGGCTTAAATGGGGTCAGTCTCCCACTGGACAACTTCATTTCTGCCCATCTACAgtgtcttttatttgttttttaagcaagACATTTATTCAGTGCATATTTTATGCCAGGCATTAGGCAGTACCTGGGTGGGGACAGAAGGCTGGCAGGCTGGATTCAGCAGACTGCCTGGGCAGGCTTGGGAAGGAGCCAGGTGAGCACAGCATCCACCAGGCTGGCTGGCAGGTAGGAGGCTGGCAGCCAGAGCAGCTTGGCGTCCCAGCCTGGGCTGTAACGGGTTCTGGGGTAACGAGCAGTGAGGGCATGCTCCAGGCACCTGCTCACCTTGGTCAGGTCTGGATCACAGATCAGGTTCATGATGCGCTGCTGTACTTCCAAGTCTGCATTCCAGAAGATGGTTGTAATCAGTGTCCCTTCCCACTCTGGCCATCTCAGGCCCTATATTCTGGGTTCTGGAGCTGGTCCCCAGCAGAGGTCAGAGGGCTCCTTAGTGGCTCCCCAGTATGGTAAGTGGGCAGGTTCCAAATGGCCTGGGTGTTCTTCTCTGGCACCCCAATTCACCCTCACCTCCTGCTGGTGTAGGACGGGCCTTTCTGGTGCTCTCATTTCCCTTCATGTGCCCGTGTGGGCCCAGATACTCACATTTGGTGAGGAAGGCCTCCCCATAGCGGGCCTGTGTGGCAGAAGGTAGCCGTGCCCAGCACTCCTGCAGCGTATCCTCCAAACTCTTGAGATTTGTCACAGGGGTTCGGAAGAAGCCAGGCTCCACGATGGAGACTCGGACCCCAAAATGAGCTACATCCCGCCTGGATGGGGATAGAGGGAGGTTTCTGGCTTCTTCCCCTAATTAGGAAAGGGATCCTCGGGGACTTGGTTGTAGGGGCTAAAATGGGAAAGTTATCACAAGCTGGGGACCGGGGTCCTGAAGGAAAAGGAGATCCCTGCTGTTCTGGGACGGGGGCAAATGGGCCATGTATTTTTTGAGGTTTGTTTCCCTTTGTACTCTTAAGATCTAGAACAGGggtcagtaatttttttttttttttaaagattgtatttatttatttgacagagagagggaacacaagcagggggagtggaagagggagaagcaggcttcccatagagCAGCTCAatgggggcttaatcccaggactctgggatgtcctgagccaaagacagacgcttagccTCCCAGTAAACTTCTTAAAGGGCCAGACAGCAAATATTTTTGGCAACACAGGCCTAAATATTATTGATATCAGGTAGGTACTTACATAATCATTAACAATGTAACCATTTAAAATTGTAAACaccagtggtgcctgggtggctcaattggttgggtatctgactcttgatttggcttggctggtgatcttggggtcatgggaccGAGACTTGTGGCAGCTGGGGgctctggttgagattctctctcctccctctgcccctccccccatgcacctgctctctctctctctctcaaataaataacctttaaaaaataataaaatgtaaacaccATTATTAGCTGGAAGGCAATTGGCCAGATTCTGCCTGAGAATTTGCCAACCCCTGACCTGGAACTACCCCATTCCCTAGGTCCTAGAGCACAGGGTTGAGTCCTGGGTGCTGGACATGAAGGGTGTAGACTGGTATTTGCTGGGGAGACTGCAGAGACACATAAAACCTCCTTGACACAGATGCAGAAATCCAAGTATCAAGCATGTGTTCCATGATGCTGATTGGAAAATTAAAGAACCAAGGGATAGGGACGAAAGTATATGAAATTCTTTGCTGAGTGACGGTGTAGAAGGCAGACTTCCTACAGAAGGTGGGCTGGCTGGGGGGCAGGCCCTGCTCCCGTGTGGTATTTGTCAAGTCTCCTTTGTGTTCTCACGGGACTTtgaacattatttaatttttaaatcttttttttttttttaaaggttttatttatttgagagggagaaaaagtgcCCACTACAGAAAGCAAGCAGGAgttgggggcagtgggagagggagaaacagactgcccATGGAgtagggatcccaggaccctgggatcatgagctgagctgaaagcagctgcttaaccgactgagccacccaggtgcccctgaacattaCTGTTTAAAGACGAAGGGCAGGAAAACATACAGATGAGGGACAAGCAGATCTGGGGGTAAGTCCCACTGCTTCCACTAACTAGTTGTGTGGTCTGGGGTAAGTTATGTTACCCTGTGGATATCAAAGCCTATTCCTTAGAGGGTTGCTGGGAGAAATAAAGGACAGAATGTTCTGTAAAAGTACTAGTTTACCATAAGTAACAGTTACTAATAATaacactaggggcacctgggtggctcgggtggttgagtgtctgcctttggctcaggtcacaatctcagggttctaggattgagcccagccgggctccctgctcagcagcgggtctgcttctgcctctccctccatcccttcctctgcttgtgctcgcatGCACATGCTAtatcttcaataaaaaaaaagaatattaataatgatAGCAGACTTCTTGGGGCATTTTCTACATGCCAGGCTCTATGGTGGCCTTAGAAGTACCTCATTTTACGCCCAGCACCCATGAGGTAGATCCTCTCATCCtgatttaacagatgaggaatgAACTGGTGTAAAGAGAGGTAACCTCTCAAGGTCATGAAGCTCCCATGAGAGGAGACTGGGGTTTGAACCCACAAAGTTGAGCCCTAATGTCTCCTCTTCAGGATCCCACTATGCTGTGTTTTAGTCATCTCTGCAGGGCAATCCAGGGCTCTGCAACCCTCACCTCAGACAGTCAGAGAAGGCCTCCAGGCCAAACTTGGAAACACAGTAGCCCCCGCCATTGGCTGCCAGGCGACCCAGAACACTGGTGATGTTGACCACCCGGCCCCGGGCCTGCTGCAGCAGTGGCAGTAGGGCAAGGGTGACACCGATGGGACCCAGTGTATTCACGTTGAGCACCCGATGGAAATCGTTTTGCGTGAGCCACAGGGTGGGCCCAATGATCCCAGCCACACCAGCGTTATTCACTAGACCAAAAAGCCCtgaggagagaggagacagaTAGCACAGGGTAGGTAAGGCATTCCAATGCGCTCTCTCCAGATCACTCTCCTTCCCCACGCCGTCCCTCCAGCTTCCTGAGGCCCGTGAGCACCCTGCACCATAGTCCCGGTGGCCCCACAGTCCTGGAGGCCCCACGCTACTCACCTGTTTCTCCAACCTGTGTTTCCACCCACTTGGCTGCTCGCTGGACACTCTGGGGATCCGTGACATCCAGCAGGGTGGTGTGGAGGCGGGAGGAGGCCACCCGCTGTAGGTCCTCTGCCCCTGAGGGGGTCAGGCAGCTGGCCAGGACTCGGAAGCCTCTCTGGTCCAGTCTCAGGGCCAGAAGCCGGCCGAAGCCTGAGTCACAGCCAGTGATGAAGACAAAGGCGTCGCTGGCGGGCAGGCTCTGCCGGTCCCTGAGCAACCACAGCGCTGCCCAGAGCAAGACTCCCAGCAGCAGGGGCAGCCACATGGCCAGAGCCCAAGCGACCTGCAGGTGGCAGCCGAGGCTGGGCGGGAGAACTTGTCTGGTTTACTCGGGCTTGGAAACCCTTGCCCCTGTTATCCTCCCTAGCTGGTAGTCCGCTCTGAGCAGACTGAGaagttctctgcttggcagggaactgGCAAATTCTGGCTCATTTAAGCCAAGCAAAGATCCAGGCAGACCCTGTATCGGGGGCTACCTTAACTAGAGCCTGAGAGGCCGGGGCCAGGGTGCAGACTCTGGCACACACGCGAGCAGAGGAATCTGGCTGGCTTTCAGCTCTCCTGCTCAGCCAGCGACATCTGAATTCTCTCCATGTAAACTGGGCCTTATTTTTGGAAACACATACAGGGCACAGAGCACTTCAGCCCTGTTGGC from Mustela lutreola isolate mMusLut2 chromosome 8, mMusLut2.pri, whole genome shotgun sequence includes these protein-coding regions:
- the CD63 gene encoding CD63 antigen, which codes for MAVEGGMKCVKFLLYVLLLAFCACAVGLIAVGVGAQLVLSQTIIQGATPGSLLPIVIIAVGAFLFLVAFVGCCGACKENYCLMITFAIFLSLIMLVEVAAAIAGYVFRDKVMLEFNKDFRQQMQNYRRDNRTTLALDKMQEDFKCCGAANYTDWESVPTVPKGQVPDSCCINVTKDCGASLQINNIYSEGCVEKIGGWLRSNVLVVAAAALGIAFVEVLGIVFACCLVKSIRSGYEVM
- the RDH5 gene encoding retinol dehydrogenase 5 produces the protein MWLPLLLGVLLWAALWLLRDRQSLPASDAFVFITGCDSGFGRLLALRLDQRGFRVLASCLTPSGAEDLQRVASSRLHTTLLDVTDPQSVQRAAKWVETQVGETGLFGLVNNAGVAGIIGPTLWLTQNDFHRVLNVNTLGPIGVTLALLPLLQQARGRVVNITSVLGRLAANGGGYCVSKFGLEAFSDCLRRDVAHFGVRVSIVEPGFFRTPVTNLKSLEDTLQECWARLPSATQARYGEAFLTKYLEVQQRIMNLICDPDLTKVSRCLEHALTARYPRTRYSPGWDAKLLWLPASYLPASLVDAVLTWLLPKPAQAVC